One genomic region from Glaciimonas sp. PAMC28666 encodes:
- a CDS encoding aspartate carbamoyltransferase: MSVQQSFLRDAMRKLNLTREAFAGRIGVTRRALDSWLLPIESQEFRSMPEIVERFTSEILQSSALEVNTQSVHHVISPAPISFEGRPQLISVEQFSRESAEALFRLADIMQPIARRQKISRVLEGAVLGNLFFEASTRTRVSFGAAFCRLGGAICDTTGFTFSSMAKGESIYDTSRVISGYVDAMVVRHPEQGSVAEFARATNIPVVNGGDGAGEHPSQALLDLYTIQREFSRLNRVVDGMHIVFVGDLKYGRTVHSLVKLLALYRGIKFTLIAPPSLDLPSHILEQISKNGNVVEHTSSLTSGLIGADVVYATRVQKERFSDESFEGYTPEFQINKALVDASCRPDTLVMHPLPRDSRAGANDLSTDLNHDSRLAIFRQTDNGIPIRMAIFASLLGVDNQVAHSMRDAAWLPPRYIGPDDAIFHGID, from the coding sequence ATGAGCGTACAGCAGTCATTTCTTCGCGACGCAATGCGAAAACTCAACTTAACACGCGAAGCTTTTGCTGGCCGAATTGGAGTCACCCGTCGCGCCCTTGATAGTTGGCTATTACCGATTGAATCGCAAGAATTCCGTTCCATGCCGGAAATAGTGGAGCGCTTTACATCAGAAATATTGCAATCCAGTGCGCTCGAGGTAAATACGCAAAGCGTACATCATGTAATTTCGCCAGCCCCCATTTCGTTTGAGGGGCGACCGCAGTTGATTTCAGTAGAACAGTTTTCGCGTGAATCGGCAGAGGCTTTGTTTCGCCTGGCGGATATCATGCAACCAATAGCGCGCAGGCAAAAGATATCCCGGGTGTTAGAAGGTGCGGTGCTGGGTAATCTATTTTTTGAAGCAAGTACTCGCACGCGTGTCAGTTTTGGTGCTGCTTTCTGCCGGCTGGGTGGAGCTATATGCGACACCACTGGATTTACTTTTTCCTCCATGGCTAAAGGAGAGTCCATTTATGACACGAGTCGTGTCATCAGCGGATACGTCGATGCTATGGTGGTCAGACACCCTGAACAGGGTTCAGTGGCGGAATTTGCGCGTGCGACCAATATTCCGGTTGTGAATGGCGGTGACGGAGCTGGAGAACATCCAAGCCAGGCTTTGCTTGATCTATATACGATACAACGAGAGTTCTCGCGCTTAAATAGAGTAGTAGATGGCATGCATATCGTTTTCGTCGGTGACCTGAAATATGGACGCACGGTCCATTCATTGGTCAAACTGCTTGCGCTCTATCGCGGAATAAAATTCACGTTGATTGCCCCGCCATCACTGGATTTGCCATCCCACATCCTTGAACAAATTTCAAAAAACGGCAACGTTGTCGAGCACACTTCCAGCCTGACATCGGGCTTAATCGGAGCGGATGTAGTGTACGCAACCCGCGTCCAAAAAGAGCGGTTTTCTGATGAATCTTTTGAGGGATACACGCCTGAATTTCAGATTAACAAAGCCTTGGTCGACGCAAGCTGCCGACCGGATACGTTGGTAATGCATCCCCTTCCTCGTGATAGCCGTGCCGGCGCAAATGATCTTTCCACTGACTTAAATCATGACTCCCGTTTGGCCATTTTCCGTCAAACCGACAATGGTATTCCGATCAGGATGGCGATATTTGCATCATTACTTGGCGTTGATAATCAAGTGGCCCACTCAATGCGGGATGCTGCGTGGCTGCCGCCGCGTTACATTGGACCGGATGACGCCATTTTTCATGGTATTGATTGA